Proteins encoded within one genomic window of Haematobia irritans isolate KBUSLIRL chromosome 5, ASM5000362v1, whole genome shotgun sequence:
- the Nadk1b gene encoding NAD kinase 1b isoform X4, translated as MKEEDLMLARTMVAESQEGSPGTSPVPLRRNRVQDILERRSQFRRTRSLNAPSPFQQFGPCGRIMKNPAMVMQIQDPASQRLTWYKPPLTVLVIKKVRDSTVMAPFVQLVEWLVQEKHMVVWVESAVLDDLSLQEDKKFQSIKEKLVTFKDGRDDLTDRIDFIVCLGGDGTLLYASLLFQQSVPPVMAFHLGSLGFLTPFQFDNFQEQVTNVLEGHAALTLRSRLRCVIYRKSDRRKDSECQQNQMNCSLSADSGVSMDSCGGLHGASSGKGSSRAPSTNILVLNEVVIDRGPSPYLSNIDLFLDGKYITSVQGDGLIVSTPTGSTAYAVAAGASMIHPSVPAIMVTPICPHSLSFRPIVVPAGVELKISVSPDSRNTSWVSFDGRNRQELFHGDSLRVTTSIYPVPSICAQDQISDWFDSLAECLHWNVRKKQKCLDELSDLTASGSEDTLDELERGSDSLLDS; from the exons GCGTACACGAAGTTTAAATGCCCCTTCCCCATTCCAACAATTCGGACCATGTGGACGCATTATGAAAAATCCAGCTATGGTTATGCAGATACAAGATCCAGCCAGTCAACGTTTGACTTGGTACAAACCACCTCTCACAGTCTTGGTAATCAAAAAAGTCCGAGATTCTACAGTAATGGCCCCCTTTGTGCAGCTGGTCGAATGGTTGGTTCAGGAAAAACATATGGTGGTGTGGGTTGAATCGGCTGTATTAGATGATCTCTCACTGCAGGAGGATAAGAAGTTTCAAAGTATCAAAGAGAAATTGGTAACATTCAA AGATGGCCGGGATGATCTCACCGATCGCATTGATTTCATAGTTTGTCTGGGTGGTGATGGCACTTTACTTTATGCTTCACTGTTGTTTCAACAATCAGTCCCACCAGTAATGGCTTTCCATTTGGGCTCTCTGGGTTTCCTTACACCATTCCAATTTGATAATTTCCAAGAGCAAGTAACCAATGTCTTGGAGGGTCATGCTGCCCTTACTTTACGTAGTCGTTTACGTTGTGTTATCTATCGTAAAAGTGATAGACGCAAAGATTCCGAATGCCAGCAAAATCAAATGAATTGTAGTCTCTCAGCTGATAGTGGGGTATCGATGGATTCATGTGGAGGTTTACATGGAGCATCAAGTGGCAAGGGTTCCAGCAGAGCTccttcaacaaatattttg GTCCTTAATGAGGTGGTTATCGATAGGGGACCCTCACCCTATTTAAGCAATATCGATTTATTTTTGGATGGCAAATATATTACATCTGTTCAAGGTGATGGCTTGATTGTCTCAACGCCAACGGGCAGTACGGCATATGCGGTGGCGGCTGGTGCCTCCATGATACATCCGTCAGTGCCCGCCATTATGGTCACACCCATTTGTCCACATTCTTTAAGTTTTCGTCCAATTGTTGTACCTGCTGGTGTAGAATTGAAG ataTCTGTATCACCTGATAGCCGCAACACATCATGGGTATCATTTGATGGCCGTAACCGGCAAGAATTATTCCATGGCGATAGTTTAAGAGTAACCACATCAATATATCCGGTACCAAGTATATGTGCCCAAGATCAAATATCAGATTGGTTTGACTCCTTGGCTGAGTGTCTACATTGGAATGTACGCAAGAAGCAAAAATGTTTGGATGAATTATCCGATTTAACAGCATCAGGGTCTGAAGATACTTTGGATGAATTGGAAAGAGGCTCTGATTCATTGTTAGATagttaa
- the Nadk1b gene encoding NAD kinase 1b isoform X5 — protein MKNPAMVMQIQDPASQRLTWYKPPLTVLVIKKVRDSTVMAPFVQLVEWLVQEKHMVVWVESAVLDDLSLQEDKKFQSIKEKLVTFKDGRDDLTDRIDFIVCLGGDGTLLYASLLFQQSVPPVMAFHLGSLGFLTPFQFDNFQEQVTNVLEGHAALTLRSRLRCVIYRKSDRRKDSECQQNQMNCSLSADSGVSMDSCGGLHGASSGKGSSRAPSTNILVLNEVVIDRGPSPYLSNIDLFLDGKYITSVQGDGLIVSTPTGSTAYAVAAGASMIHPSVPAIMVTPICPHSLSFRPIVVPAGVELKISVSPDSRNTSWVSFDGRNRQELFHGDSLRVTTSIYPVPSICAQDQISDWFDSLAECLHWNVRKKQKCLDELSDLTASGSEDTLDELERGSDSLLDS, from the exons ATGAAAAATCCAGCTATGGTTATGCAGATACAAGATCCAGCCAGTCAACGTTTGACTTGGTACAAACCACCTCTCACAGTCTTGGTAATCAAAAAAGTCCGAGATTCTACAGTAATGGCCCCCTTTGTGCAGCTGGTCGAATGGTTGGTTCAGGAAAAACATATGGTGGTGTGGGTTGAATCGGCTGTATTAGATGATCTCTCACTGCAGGAGGATAAGAAGTTTCAAAGTATCAAAGAGAAATTGGTAACATTCAA AGATGGCCGGGATGATCTCACCGATCGCATTGATTTCATAGTTTGTCTGGGTGGTGATGGCACTTTACTTTATGCTTCACTGTTGTTTCAACAATCAGTCCCACCAGTAATGGCTTTCCATTTGGGCTCTCTGGGTTTCCTTACACCATTCCAATTTGATAATTTCCAAGAGCAAGTAACCAATGTCTTGGAGGGTCATGCTGCCCTTACTTTACGTAGTCGTTTACGTTGTGTTATCTATCGTAAAAGTGATAGACGCAAAGATTCCGAATGCCAGCAAAATCAAATGAATTGTAGTCTCTCAGCTGATAGTGGGGTATCGATGGATTCATGTGGAGGTTTACATGGAGCATCAAGTGGCAAGGGTTCCAGCAGAGCTccttcaacaaatattttg GTCCTTAATGAGGTGGTTATCGATAGGGGACCCTCACCCTATTTAAGCAATATCGATTTATTTTTGGATGGCAAATATATTACATCTGTTCAAGGTGATGGCTTGATTGTCTCAACGCCAACGGGCAGTACGGCATATGCGGTGGCGGCTGGTGCCTCCATGATACATCCGTCAGTGCCCGCCATTATGGTCACACCCATTTGTCCACATTCTTTAAGTTTTCGTCCAATTGTTGTACCTGCTGGTGTAGAATTGAAG ataTCTGTATCACCTGATAGCCGCAACACATCATGGGTATCATTTGATGGCCGTAACCGGCAAGAATTATTCCATGGCGATAGTTTAAGAGTAACCACATCAATATATCCGGTACCAAGTATATGTGCCCAAGATCAAATATCAGATTGGTTTGACTCCTTGGCTGAGTGTCTACATTGGAATGTACGCAAGAAGCAAAAATGTTTGGATGAATTATCCGATTTAACAGCATCAGGGTCTGAAGATACTTTGGATGAATTGGAAAGAGGCTCTGATTCATTGTTAGATagttaa